A part of Papilio machaon chromosome 21, ilPapMach1.1, whole genome shotgun sequence genomic DNA contains:
- the LOC106712974 gene encoding RRP12-like protein: MGKFRSKLKGKSKGKRWQKGQSSNSNPKTQKYREMAKSRFFQENLGSTGLTQQAVLKHDAMMTYGHSTGKQKSESENELAIAKDFESMSMRSGDEGSETEYTGSMRSGTFRTFQTFASDWSQCSNVSFSKLLNRFDSNNAVHKDMLAVLAAVTEVIKEQGGKETSTEYFAALMQTLKASEDDTSLVATLSLLSMGIKSVPQAVLRKQFSDSATIFMELLEKNAQSDNGTLLRSIIGCLSVLLRAQEYAIWGDSSTMKVFDSVLAFALHSKPKVRKAAQHAITAILRGSCFMLPTEDDNVKVPKLHPASNRVAEYCLSQIKPEALLSGHRPVLHILTMLRDVLPVFSKDYIKTICESILSLMAHNNIYIKTCCMHTLHALFLAGGNLSGALAAQLSRALLAARPPANDTGQSLAWAAVVQQALCCLARLDMNLCLPNLPAFVNICVTELWHSDVTDINAAATNALKALLLDCVKPALNTEECFIKNKSHIDGIFKTIGTGLDNPFNQALKHVIMTLAVCFEIGNNKLTYILGPLLKKLNERKESHNFNHHKEVEYAIGCAIKALGPEFVLTYIPLRDGTDINLDRSWLLPVLREKIINSNLKYFATEILDMATFCRKKSREYAQNNDNAKAHTYELLCNQFWSLLPSFCNNPKDIKDNFKTIARVLGNVLKDNSEFRLSVMQALRKLITCSNDNEDQKELGRFAKNYLPILLNIYMTPAKGGEGEGQRLAALETIQIYLTITDQNVREELYKNAITQLEASIDNHFQRESILDIIRLLILYQTHEDMAVLFDKWVFPLCETVIDDPRKYKKAKKDKMEENDEVKPLKYKDKVKLIEMEHKKAYRILEEIFKCGKETCVQFVKNNYKKIKKMLMNSLNKVADSSKAARLRCIEHLINSSHFLNSESKLIKSAVAESVVCTKDINSKCRQCAFNVINTVGNLLKTQEGGMKSFLEMLSSGLSATVPRVVCATLRALASALFTFSEDMGLETVQSLLDTVSQKMLENNREVVAGGMSFLKVYTKVLPTEVLSGSLPLIFRTLSKMSEDCKRHARLEVGYFLARMTRKYGADTIEKLVPAGDEVMLKRLRNVRKLENRKKRVKEQKRSQTESDSDGDMTVKGTSKTLEDILKDSDSEMEYLDEETRPKKAKKTNKAWIQDDVDEIVDLVDVSAARKITATDPTKKKKLTEEMVQKKKDGGFKTAADGRLIISDDVSDDEEEPRPSGDIDTDTDDTDNEADGKPSKLLKPGTKRRYDDILSIKSGRSIRSKASTVSKYKAGGKGIHRPLGSGASVTSAGNEYRSKKAKGDIKKKGKPDPYAYLPLSRNNLNKRKKAITSKQFKGIVKSKTKNLKLKSKRK; encoded by the exons ATGGGAAAATTTAGGTCTAAACTGAAAGGAAAATCTAAGGGTAAAAGATGGCAAAAAGGACAATCATCAAATTCAAATCCCAAGACACAAAAATACAGAGAAATGGCTAAATCCCGGTTCTTCCAAGAGAATCTTG GTAGCACTGGCTTGACCCAACAAGCTGTATTGAAACATGATGCTATGATGACATACGGACACAGTACCGGTAAACAGAAATCAGAATCAGAGAATGAGCTAGCTATAGCTAAAGATTTTGAATCTATGTCCATGAGGAGTGGTGATGAGGGTTCAGAAACAGAGTATACAGGGTCCATGAGGTCTGGAACATTCAGGACATTCCAGACATTTGCATCTGACTGGAGTCAATGTTCAAATGTTAGCTTCAGCAA GTTATTAAATAGGTTTGATTCAAACAATGCTGTCCACAAAGACATGCTGGCTGTATTAGCTGCCGTCACTGAGGTCATAAAAGAACAAGGTGGCAAGGAGACCTCCACTGAATACTTTGCTGCATTG ATGCAGACACTCAAAGCATCAGAAGACGATACCAGTCTTGTAGCGACCCTATCTTTATTATCAATGGGTATAAAATCCGTACCACAAGCAGTACTTAGGAAACAATTCTCGGACTCGGCAACAATATTCATGGAATTACTGGAGAAAAATGCACAGAGTGATAATGGTACATTATTACGTAGTATTATTGGTTGTCTATCAGTTTTGCTGCGAGCACAAGAGTACGCAATATGGGGTGATTCATCTACTATGAAAGTGTTTGATTCAGTACTTGCTTTTGCGTTACATTCTAAGCCTAag GTACGAAAGGCAGCCCAGCATGCTATCACAGCCATCTTACGTGGCAGTTGTTTTATGTTACCTACAGAAGATGACAATGTCAag GTTCCGAAGTTGCATCCAGCATCAAACCGCGTGGCTGAGTACTGTCTGTCCCAGATAAAGCCGGAGGCTCTTCTCTCCGGTCACCGTCCCGTACTGCACATACTGACCATGCTCAGAGATGTCCTGCCTGTCTTCAGCAAGGATTATATCAAA ACAATCTGTGAATCAATTCTGTCATTAATGGCGCACAAcaacatatatataaagacGTGCTGTATGCACACTCTGCACGCGCTGTTCCTGGCCGGGGGCAACCTGAGCGGTGCGCTGGCGGCGCAGCTCAGCCGCGCACTGCTCGCCGCACGACCTCCCGCCAACGACACCGGACAAAGCCTCGCCTGGGCCGCAGTCGTGCAGCAGGCATTGTGCTGTCTTGCTAG gtTGGATATGAACTTGTGTTTGCCGAATTTACCCGCCTTCGTCAACATCTGCGTCACTGAGCTGTGGCACTCTGACGTCACCGACATCAATGCCGCCGCCACAAACGCTCTGAAG gcATTACTTTTAGACTGTGTGAAACCAGCTCTGAATACAGaggaatgttttataaaaaataaatcccaTATAGATGGAATATTCAAAACTATCGGCACTGGACTTGATAATCCATTTAATCAGGCGTTAAAACATGTGATAATGACATTAGCTGTCTGCTTCGAG attggtaataacaaattaaccTACATACTTGGACCGTTATTGAAGAAATTAAACGAAAGAAAGGAAAGTCATAATTTCAACCATCACAAAGAAGTCGAATATGCCATTGGATGTGCCATCAAAGCTCTAGGTCCAGAATTCGTGCTAACTTATATCCCACTCAGAGACGGGACAGACATAAACTTGGATAGAAGTTGGCTCTTACCGGTACTcagagaaaaaataataaattccaatttaaaatatttcgctACAGAAATTTTAGATATGGCAAcattttgtagaaaaaaatccCGTGAATATgcacaaaataatgacaatgCAAAAGCGCATACTTACGAATTATTGTGCAATCAATTTTGGTCTTTATTGCCAAGTTTTTGTAACAATCCGaaagatataaaagataattttaaaactatagcCCGAGTGTTGGGCAATGTGTTAAAAGATAATTCGGAATTTCGTTTATCTGTGATGCAagctttaagaaaattaattacttgttCAAATGATAATGAAGATCAGAAGGAATTGGGTAGATTtgctaaaaactatttacctatattattaaatatttatatgacacCTGCTAAAGGAGGGGAAGGGGAAGGACAAAGGTTGGCAGCGTTGGAGACTATTCAA atatatttaacaataacgGATCAGAATGTCCGAGAGGAATTATATAAGAATGCAATAACACAACTTGAAGCTTCCATAGACAACCATTTCCAAAGAGAATCCATCTTAGATATAAttcgtttattaattttgtaccaAACACATGAAGATATGGctgttttatttgataaatggGTATTTCCATTGTGCGAAACAGTTATTGATGATCCGaggaaatataaaaaggcaaaaaaagataaaatggaAGAAAACGATGAAGTTAAACctttgaaatataaagataaagtgaaattaataGAAATGGAACATAAAAAAGCTTATAGAATATTAGAGGAGATATTTAAATGTGGGAAAGAAACTTGTGTACAATTTGttaagaataattataaaaaaattaagaagatGTTAATGAATTCTTTGAATAAAGTTGCTGATAGTAGTAAAGCTGCTAGATTgag GTGTATAGAGCATCTAATCAACAGCAGTCACTTTTTGAACAGCGAGAGTAAGTTGATAAAGAGTGCAGTAGCGGAGAGTGTTGTCTGTACAAAGGATATCAACTCTAAATGCAGACAATGtgcttttaatgttattaatactGTTGGTAACTTACTGAAGACACAGGAAGGag GAATGAAATCCTTCCTGGAGATGTTATCATCAGGGTTATCAGCGACCGTACCTCGTGTGGTGTGTGCCACACTGAGAGCGCTGGCATCAGCTCTCTTCACCTTCTCCGAAGACATGGGTCTGGAGACGGTGCAGTCTCTGCTGGATACTGTCTCACAGAAGATGCTGGAGAACAACAGAGAAGTGGTGGCTGGTGGTATGAGCTTCCTTAAA GTATACACAAAAGTATTACCAACCGAAGTGTTATCTGGCAGTTTGCCGCTCATCTTCAGAACATTATCAAAGATGTCCGAGGACTGCAAACGTCATGCTCGACTGGAAGTAGGCTACTTCCTCGCCAGGATGACGAGGAAGTACGGCGCTGATACCATAGAGAAGTTGGTACCAGCTGGTGATGAAGTTATGCTCAAACGATTGAGGAATGTGAGGAAGTTAGAGAATAGAAAGAAGAGAGTTAAAGAACAGAAacg AAGTCAAACGGAATCAGATTCTGACGGTGATATGACCGTTAAAGGTACATCAAAGACATTGGAAGACATCCTCAAAGATTCCGACTCTGAGATGGAATATCTAGACGAGGAGACGAGACCTAAGAAAGCTAAGAAGACTAATAAAGCCTGGATCCAGGATGATGTTGATGAGATTGTGGACCTCGTTGATGTCTCTGCTGCGAGGAAGATAACag CCACGGATCCAACAAAGAAGAAGAAGTTGACTGAAGAGATGGTGCAGAAGAAGAAAGACGGTGGTTTCAAGACGGCTGCTGATGGCAGACTGATCATCTCCGATGATGTATCTGATGATGAGGAAGAACCAAGACCCAGTGGAGACATCGATACTGACACTGATGACACCG ACAATGAGGCGGATGGTAAACCATCAAAGTTATTGAAACCCGGCACCAAGAGACGTTACGACGACATCTTGAGCATCAAGAGTGGTCGCAGCATCAGGAGCAAGGCTTCCACTGTCTCTAAATACAAAGCCGGTGGGAAAGGCATACACAG ACCGTTGGGTTCAGGTGCGTCTGTGACATCAGCTGGCAATGAATACCGCAGCAAGAAGGCTAAAGGTGATATCAAGAAGAAGGGAAAACCTGATCCCTACGCCTACCTTCCTCTATCCAGGAATAACTTGAATAAGAG gAAAAAAGCTATAACATCGAAACAATTCAAAGGTATTGTGAAATCCAAGACTAAAAATCTGAAACTGAAGTCGAAAAGGAAATGA
- the LOC106712978 gene encoding merlin, producing MMPPFRRKKAAKSFPVKVCTLDAELEFNLEWRATGRDLFDLVCRTIGLRETWFFGLQFEDTKHFISWLKLDKRVQDQCVSQMPGTPFMLLCKLYPEDVAEELIQEVTQHLLFLQVKQAILSMDIYCPPEASVLLASYAVQAKYGDYDESASKPGMLASEDLLPQRVIDQYQMTPEMWEDRIKIWYADHKGMSRDEAEMEYLKIAQDLDMYGVNYFAINNKKETDLYLGVTALGLNIYEKDNKLTPKTTFPWSEIKHISFDDKKFVIKFVDKSVTNFIFFSPKGMNKLILDLCIGNHDLYMRRRKPDTMEVQQMKAQAKEEKQRRQIERNKLAREKQLREAAERERSAMEQRLLQYQEEIRLANDALRRSEETAELLAEKGRVAEEEASLLAQKAADVERENARLRLSNIKTEEEKVHLERKTREAEFLTARLVEESEKRAAEAARLRGELAAARLAEKTAKEKLINFLTTSSTSSTASLPPGTKCSTVPSSLFPSTCSLPAELGEGRGDGRGEVEVSCAGGVTLHNGAPETDLNSYQLVPDDSDPHIHRLSLEIEKERVEYLAKSQHLQRQLESLRCEFSVLRVEGAERGAESCGAVGGAAGVDKYATLRRLRQGSANTRVAFYEQL from the exons ATGATGCCGCCTTTTAGAAGAAAGAAGGCTGCCAAGTCTTTTCCCGTGAAAGTGTGTACTTTAGATGCGGAGTTAGAATTTAACCTTGAG TGGAGAGCAACAGGTCGGGACCTATTTGACCTGGTGTGCAGGACTATAGGACTCCGAGAGACATGGTTCTTTGGACTACAGTTTGAGGATACAAAGCACTTTATAAGTTGGCTCAAATTAGATAAACGAG TACAGGACCAATGTGTATCACAAATGCCGGGCACGCCTTTCATGTTGCTATGCAAGCTGTACCCGGAGGATGTGGCTGAGGAACTGATCCAAGAGGTGACGCAGCACCTGCTCTTCTTACAAGTGAAGCAGGCCATACTTAGCATGGATATATACTGCCCACCGGAGGCCTCGGTACTACTGGCTAGTTATGCTGTGCAGGCTAAG TATGGAGATTATGATGAGAGTGCATCTAAGCCGGGAATGCTGGCTAGTGAAGATTTACTGCCGCAGCGCGTCATTGACCAGTATCAAATGACCCCCGAGATGTGGGAGGATCGCATCAAGATATG GTATGCAGACCACAAAGGTATGTCCAGGGATGAAGCGGAGATGGAGTATTTGAAGATAGCTCAGGATCTGGACATGTACGGAGTCAATTACTTTGCTATTAAT AATAAAAAGGAAACCGATCTGTACTTAGGTGTGACAGCTTTAGGATTGAACATCTATGAGAAGGACAACAAGTTGACACCAAAGACCACATTCCCCTGGTCCGAGATCAAACACATATCCTTTGATGATAAGAAGTTTGTCATCAAGTTTGTTGATAAGAGTgtcactaattttattttcttctccCCTAAGGGTATGAATAAACTG ATTCTAGACCTGTGTATAGGTAACCACGACCTGTACATGCGGAGACGTAAACCCGACACAATGGAAGTACAGCAGATGAAGGCCCAAGCTAAAGAGGAGAAGCAG CGTCGTCAGATAGAACGTAATAAGTTGGCGCGAGAGAAGCAGCTGCGTGAGGCTGCGGAGCGCGAGCGCAGTGCTATGGAGCAACGTCTGCTTCAGTATCAGGAGGAGATAAGACTCGCCAATGATGCGCTG CGGAGGTCGGAGGAGACAGCGGAGCTGCTGGCGGAGAAGGGTCGTGTTGCGGAGGAGGAGGCTTCACTGCTGGCTCAGAAGGCGGCCGATGTGGAGCGCGAGAACGCACGCCTTAGACTCTCCAATATCAAGACTGAGGAAGAAAAG GTACACCTGGAGCGGAAGACGCGTGAGGCGGAGTTCCTGACTGCGCGGCTGGTGGAGGAGTCAGAGAAGCGCGCGGCGGAGGCTGCACGGCTGCGAGGTGAGCTGGCGGCTGCACGTCTCGCTGAGAAGACCGCCAAGGAGAAGCTCATCAACTTCCTCACCACATCCTCCACCTCCTCGACAGCCTCGCTACCCCCCGGAACCAAG TGTTCCACAGTACCATCGAGTTTGTTCCCGTCCACTTGTTCTCTTCCCGCGGAGCTGGGAGAGGGGCGTGGCGATGGGAGGGGGGAGGTGGAGGTGTCATGTGCGGGGGGTGTCACTCTGCACAATGGCGCCCCGGAGACGGACCTCAACTCTTACCAGCTGGTGCCAGACGACTCTGACCCTCATATACACCGGCTCTCGCTAGAGATTGAGAAGGAAAG GGTGGAATACTTGGCGAAGTCCCAACACTTGCAGCGACAGCTGGAGTCGCTCCGCTGCGAGTTCTCAGTGCTGCGCGTTGAGGGGGCGGAGCGCGGGGCGGAGTCCTGCGGGGCGGTGGGCGGGGCCGCGGGCGTGGACAAGTACGCCACTCTGCGCCGCCTGCGCCAGGGCTCCGCCAACACACGCGTCGCTTTCTACGAGCAGCTTTGA
- the LOC123722221 gene encoding translation initiation factor IF-2-like, with protein MNSYRSRTWISEKLGEREPSISEKHGEREPSISEKHGEREPSISEKHGEREPSISETHGEREPSISEKHGEREPSISEKLGEREPSISEKHGEREPSISEKHGEREPSISEKHGEREPSISETHGEREPSISEKHGEREPSISEKLGEREPSISEKHGEREPSISETHGEREPSISEKHGEREPSISEKLGEREPSISEKHGEREPSISEKHGEREPSISETHGEREPSISEKHGEREPSISEKLGEREPSISEKHGEREPSISEKLGEREPSISEKHGEREPSISEKLGEREPSISEKHGEREPSISEKLGEREPSISEKLGEREPSISEKLARNSVRENPL; from the exons ATGAATTCATACAgatc tcgaacctggataagtgagaaactcGGTGAGAGAGAACcctctataagtgagaaacACGGTGAGAGAGAACcctctataagtgagaaacACGGTGAGAGAGAACcctctataagtgagaaacACGGTGAGAGAGAACCCTCTATAAGTGAGACACACGGTGAGAGAGAaccctctataagcgagaaacacGGCGAGAGAGAaccctctataagcgagaaactcggtgAGAGAGAACcctctataagtgagaaacACGGTGAGAGAGAACcctctataagtgagaaacACGGTGAGAGAGAACcctctataagtgagaaacACGGTGAGAGAGAACCCTCTATAAGTGAGACACACGGTGAGAGAGAaccctctataagcgagaaacacGGCGAGAGAGAaccctctataagcgagaaactcggtgAGAGAGAACcctctataagtgagaaacACGGTGAGAGAGAACCCTCTATAAGTGAGACACACGGTGAGAGAGAaccctctataagcgagaaacacGGCGAGAGAGAaccctctataagcgagaaactcggtgAGAGAGAACcctctataagtgagaaacACGGTGAGAGAGAACcctctataagtgagaaacACGGTGAGAGAGAACCCTCTATAAGTGAGACACACGGTGAGAGAGAaccctctataagcgagaaacacGGCGAGAGAGAaccctctataagcgagaaactcggtgAGAGAGAACcctctataagtgagaaacACGGTGAGAGAGAaccctctataagcgagaaactcggtgAGAGAGAACcctctataagtgagaaacACGGTGAGAGAGAaccctctataagcgagaaactcggtgAGAGAGAACcctctataagtgagaaacACGGTGAGAGAGAaccctctataagcgagaaactcggtgAGAGAGAaccctctataagcgagaaactcggtgAGAGAGAaccctctataagcgagaaactcg cgagaaactcggtgAGAGAGAaccctctataa